The following coding sequences lie in one Micropterus dolomieu isolate WLL.071019.BEF.003 ecotype Adirondacks linkage group LG15, ASM2129224v1, whole genome shotgun sequence genomic window:
- the pwwp2b gene encoding PWWP domain-containing protein 2B isoform X1: protein MEAVAEELRAGSRVPVTIDQILNDTLVVTLTYRERSYTGILLDCNKKTGLFCLPDITEKPGYYPISKPACEIPEVLSEEPVSKSLSQSSHRPKDENTLPESSIPTAPLPCPVPTPVPAGQTPYPPYFEGAPFPQPLWVRHSYSQWVPQPPPRPIKRKKRRTREPGRMTMSTIRLRPRQVLCEKCKNTLNSDEDSKDGMSNTKGSRKENALQSDDDGDDKDTPSKLSRKEDGVATKDTKRRENGTSLDNKRLRKDKRGEAEGEKFPGGDVIPHSPVIKISYSTPQGKGEVMKIPSRVHGSVKPFCPKQLVQNGVGENGKTPSDPTKEQRHILDATRSGLTVSIPKLKLTRPFTTVGQDLPSPKIRLRPPQREGEERVVEYEAELVGGTRRRSPRVPGPCLPHSEDSGEGKNSLELWSGSSGEEAERGHSDLTLLINFRKRKADSSSLSVCSSDSLDESKSFSSDGTSPELCDLAPGEDLSVTSSSVPSREDCKTVPPLTVRLHTRSMTKCVTEEGHAVAVGDIVWGKIHGFPWWPARVLSISGTRKQETANCEAQWPQAKVAWFGSPTTSQLSVAKLSPFREFFRSRFNRKKKGMYRRAILEAAKAVGHMGPEITSLLSHCDTG from the exons GACTGGGCTATTCTGTCTACCAGATATCACAGAAAAACCTGGGTACTACCCGATATCTAAACCTGCTTGTGAAATCCCAGAAGTTCTGAGTGAGGAACCGGTTTCCAAATCACTCAGCCAGTCTTCACACAGACCAAAGGATGAAAACACTCTCCCTGAAAGCAGCATACCAACTGCACCCCTTCCCTGCCCCGTACCAACACCAGTTCCAGCTGGACAGACTCCTTACCCTCCTTATTTTGAAGGAGCCCCCTTCCCTCAGCCATTATGGGTGCGCCACAGCTACAGCCAATGGGTACCTCAGCCCCCTCCGCGACCAATCAAGAGAAAGAAGAGGCGAACACGAGAGCCTGGTCGCATGACCATGAGTACTATCCGTCTGCGGCCACGGCAGGTACTATGTGAAAAGTGCAAAAACACACTGAATAGTGATGAGGACAGCAAAGATGGCATGAGCAACACTAAGGGTTCTAGAAAAGAGAATGCACTGCAGAGCGATGATGATGGTGACGACAAGGATACCCCCTCTAAGCTGTCGAGAAAAGAAGATGGAGTTGCAACCAAGGACACTAAGAGACGTGAAAATGGCACCAGCCTTGACAACAAGCGCCTCAGGAAGGACAAAAGGGGGGAGGCTGAAGGGGAGAAGTTTCCCGGTGGTGACGTTATCCCCCACAGTCCTGTCATAAAGATCTCCTACAGCACTCCGCAGGGCAAGGGTGAGGTCATGAAGATCCCCTCCAGAGTGCACGGCTCAGTCAAGCCATTCTGCCCCAAACAGCTGGTGCAGAATGGGGTGGGAGAAAATGGTAAGACGCCTTCTGATCCCACCAAGGAGCAACGGCACATTCTAGATGCCACAAGGTCTGGCCTCACCGTATCCATTCCCAAACTCAAACTAACCAGGCCTTTTACAACCGTGGGTCAGGACTTGCCTTCCCCAAAGATCCGCTTGAGACCCCCTCAGAGGGAAGGTGAGGAGAGAGTAGTGGAGTATGAGGCAGAACTAGTAGGAGGCACCAGGAGACGAAGCCCCAGGGTGCCCGGGCCCTGCCTCCCCCATTCTGAAGACTCAGGGGAAGGCAAAAACTCTCTAGAATTGTGGTCAGGGAGTTCAGGAGAGGAGGCGGAGCGCGGCCACAGCGACCTCACCCTTCTCATCAATTTCCGTAAGCGCAAAGCAGATTCTTCGAGCCTGTCGGTCTGCAGCAGCGACAGTCTAGATGAGTCCAAGTCCTTCAGCTCTGACGGCACCTCACCAGAGCTGTGCGATCTGGCCCCAGGTGAAGACCTGTCCGTAACCTCCTCTTCTGTACCCTCACGGGAAGACTGCAAGACAGTCCCGCCGCTTACGGTGCGGCTTCACACCCGCAGCATGACAAAGTGTGTAACCGAAGAGGGTCACGCCGTGGCGGTAGGCGACATTGTGTGGGGGAAGATTCATGGCTTCCCCTGGTGGCCAGCACGCGTCCTCAGCATCAGCGGCACCCGCAAACAGGAGACTGCCAATTGTGAGGCCCAGTGGCCCCAGGCAAAGGTCGCGTGGTTTGGTTCACCGACAACCTCCCAGCTCTCCGTTGCCAAACTGTCACCCTTCAGAGAATTCTTCAGGTCCCGCTTCAACCGCAAGAAGAAAGGGATGTACCGGAGAGCCATCCTAGAGGCAGCCAAGGCCGTGGGCCACATGGGCCCAGAGATTACATCGCTGCTTTCCCACTGCGACAC AGGCTGA
- the pwwp2b gene encoding PWWP domain-containing protein 2B isoform X2 yields MEAVAEELRAGSRVPVTIDQILNDTLVVTLTYRERSYTGILLDCNKKTGLFCLPDITEKPGYYPISKPACEIPEVLSEEPVSKSLSQSSHRPKDENTLPESSIPTAPLPCPVPTPVPAGQTPYPPYFEGAPFPQPLWVRHSYSQWVPQPPPRPIKRKKRRTREPGRMTMSTIRLRPRQVLCEKCKNTLNSDEDSKDGMSNTKGSRKENALQSDDDGDDKDTPSKLSRKEDGVATKDTKRRENGTSLDNKRLRKDKRGEAEGEKFPGGDVIPHSPVIKISYSTPQGKGEVMKIPSRVHGSVKPFCPKQLVQNGVGENGKTPSDPTKEQRHILDATRSGLTVSIPKLKLTRPFTTVGQDLPSPKIRLRPPQREGEERVVEYEAELVGGTRRRSPRVPGPCLPHSEDSGEGKNSLELWSGSSGEEAERGHSDLTLLINFRKRKADSSSLSVCSSDSLDESKSFSSDGTSPELCDLAPGEDLSVTSSSVPSREDCKTVPPLTVRLHTRSMTKCVTEEGHAVAVGDIVWGKIHGFPWWPARVLSISGTRKQETANCEAQWPQAKVAWFGSPTTSQLSVAKLSPFREFFRSRFNRKKKGMYRRAILEAAKAVGHMGPEITSLLSHCDT; encoded by the coding sequence GACTGGGCTATTCTGTCTACCAGATATCACAGAAAAACCTGGGTACTACCCGATATCTAAACCTGCTTGTGAAATCCCAGAAGTTCTGAGTGAGGAACCGGTTTCCAAATCACTCAGCCAGTCTTCACACAGACCAAAGGATGAAAACACTCTCCCTGAAAGCAGCATACCAACTGCACCCCTTCCCTGCCCCGTACCAACACCAGTTCCAGCTGGACAGACTCCTTACCCTCCTTATTTTGAAGGAGCCCCCTTCCCTCAGCCATTATGGGTGCGCCACAGCTACAGCCAATGGGTACCTCAGCCCCCTCCGCGACCAATCAAGAGAAAGAAGAGGCGAACACGAGAGCCTGGTCGCATGACCATGAGTACTATCCGTCTGCGGCCACGGCAGGTACTATGTGAAAAGTGCAAAAACACACTGAATAGTGATGAGGACAGCAAAGATGGCATGAGCAACACTAAGGGTTCTAGAAAAGAGAATGCACTGCAGAGCGATGATGATGGTGACGACAAGGATACCCCCTCTAAGCTGTCGAGAAAAGAAGATGGAGTTGCAACCAAGGACACTAAGAGACGTGAAAATGGCACCAGCCTTGACAACAAGCGCCTCAGGAAGGACAAAAGGGGGGAGGCTGAAGGGGAGAAGTTTCCCGGTGGTGACGTTATCCCCCACAGTCCTGTCATAAAGATCTCCTACAGCACTCCGCAGGGCAAGGGTGAGGTCATGAAGATCCCCTCCAGAGTGCACGGCTCAGTCAAGCCATTCTGCCCCAAACAGCTGGTGCAGAATGGGGTGGGAGAAAATGGTAAGACGCCTTCTGATCCCACCAAGGAGCAACGGCACATTCTAGATGCCACAAGGTCTGGCCTCACCGTATCCATTCCCAAACTCAAACTAACCAGGCCTTTTACAACCGTGGGTCAGGACTTGCCTTCCCCAAAGATCCGCTTGAGACCCCCTCAGAGGGAAGGTGAGGAGAGAGTAGTGGAGTATGAGGCAGAACTAGTAGGAGGCACCAGGAGACGAAGCCCCAGGGTGCCCGGGCCCTGCCTCCCCCATTCTGAAGACTCAGGGGAAGGCAAAAACTCTCTAGAATTGTGGTCAGGGAGTTCAGGAGAGGAGGCGGAGCGCGGCCACAGCGACCTCACCCTTCTCATCAATTTCCGTAAGCGCAAAGCAGATTCTTCGAGCCTGTCGGTCTGCAGCAGCGACAGTCTAGATGAGTCCAAGTCCTTCAGCTCTGACGGCACCTCACCAGAGCTGTGCGATCTGGCCCCAGGTGAAGACCTGTCCGTAACCTCCTCTTCTGTACCCTCACGGGAAGACTGCAAGACAGTCCCGCCGCTTACGGTGCGGCTTCACACCCGCAGCATGACAAAGTGTGTAACCGAAGAGGGTCACGCCGTGGCGGTAGGCGACATTGTGTGGGGGAAGATTCATGGCTTCCCCTGGTGGCCAGCACGCGTCCTCAGCATCAGCGGCACCCGCAAACAGGAGACTGCCAATTGTGAGGCCCAGTGGCCCCAGGCAAAGGTCGCGTGGTTTGGTTCACCGACAACCTCCCAGCTCTCCGTTGCCAAACTGTCACCCTTCAGAGAATTCTTCAGGTCCCGCTTCAACCGCAAGAAGAAAGGGATGTACCGGAGAGCCATCCTAGAGGCAGCCAAGGCCGTGGGCCACATGGGCCCAGAGATTACATCGCTGCTTTCCCACTGCGACACGTAG